A single region of the Canis lupus familiaris isolate Mischka breed German Shepherd chromosome 35, alternate assembly UU_Cfam_GSD_1.0, whole genome shotgun sequence genome encodes:
- the NRSN1 gene encoding neurensin-1, which translates to MRRMSSCSNICRSKQAQTATEGNYQRYGVRSYLHQFYEDCTTSIWEYEDDFQIQRSPNRWSSVFWKVGLISGTVFVILGLTVLAVGFLVPPKIEAFGEADFVVVDTQAVQFNGALDACKLAGAVLFCLGGTSMAGCLLMSVFVRSCSQEEKLFQQKFKERIADVRPPAQPITRAPGPGETKIPVTLSRVHSVQPVSAS; encoded by the exons ATGCGAAGGATGAGTTCTTGCAGCAACATCTGTCGGTCCAAGCAGGCACAGACTGCTACTGAGGGTAACTACCAGCGCTATGGAGTCCGGTCCTACCTGCACCAGTTTTATGAGGACTGTACCACCTCAATCTGGGAGTATGAGGATGATTTCCAGATCCAGAGATCCCCTAATAGGTGGAGCTCAGTATTCTGGAAG GTCGGGCTCATCTCGGGCACAGTCTTTGTGATTCTTGGACTGACCGTTCTGGCAGTGGGCTTCCTGGTGCCCCCCAAAATCGAAGCCTTCGGGGAAGCCGACTTTGTGGTGGTGGACACGCAGGCCGTGCAGTTTAACGGAGCCCTCGACGCGTGCAAGCTGGCCGGGGCGGTTCTCTTCTGCCTGGGGGGCACGTCCATGGCGGGGTGTCTTCTGATGTCCGTGTTCGTGAGGAGCTGCTCCCAGGAAGAGAAGCTCTTCCAGCAGAAGTTCAAAGAGCGGATCGCCGACGTCAGGCCTCCCGCCCAGCCCATCACGAGAGCTCCGGGCCCCGGGGAGACCAAGATCCCGGTCACTCTGTCCAGGGTGCACAGTGTCCAGCCCGTGTCGGCCTCCTGA